GAAGGAACCCCCAGGATCATCTGGCTCGCCTCTCCTCACTCAGAATTGCCACTTGGATGCCTTCCACAAGATCCCTGccaagacttctccatcttctTGCACACCTCCAAGGACAGGGAGCTCACTACCTCCCAAGACAGGCTTCTCTTTGGACTGCTCTGACTTTAGCATCAGCTTAATACACGGAAgaggtttctgtttttctgtggTTCTCTCCATGTCATGCcacttgttctctctctctgtcccaaaGTGTGAAGGCCACACATGGTCCGCTCCGCCGCCCCACCCTGAGCCCCTTTACCCTCAGGCTGAAGAACCCCAGACCACCTCGTCAGTTTTGCTCTGACATCGTTTTCCGGTCCCTTCACCGTCTGTAGCACACACTTCTGAGTGTTTCCTCAAGGATCTGGCAGGGGGAGGTTTCCTCACAGACTCACCCACACCTACACAGCACCCACAGATCAGCCCCTTATATATGCAGGTCTCGAATTCTAGAGCAGTGTTTGCAACTGCATTGCAAGATGTCTCAACCCTGACCAGTCAGGAGTGGCAGCTGTGCAGAGGACCTGAGCTCTGGTCTGGGCTCAGTGGGCAAGGACAGTGTGATCTTGATTAGTAATGTCTGCCAAGCAACTCGGGCTGGATTGGTGATGTCTGCCATAGGCATGGGAGTGGAAGGGGTGGTATGTTGCCTGCTCTCCTCCTATCATTGTCCCTCCTTGGGGTCTGGGAAGGACCCATTCTGTCTCACAGGCCCTATGCCAACTTCCAGCCTCCCCTCtagccttccagcctccaggagaCAGAGCAGCAGCCTAGAGCTCATGCCCCCCTGCTCTGCCACCTGATACCACCAGAGCTTGGTCCCTGCTGTAAAGACTTGGTTTGACCCTCCCCTTATTGCTGCCTTCCCCCCTTGCACCCTTCCCGCTGTCCTCTCTGGTCTGAATCTTTCCATAGTGCTCCTGTATCTGGCTGCCCTGGAACCTCCATAAAGATGTTATGAACTCCCTAGAGACCGGGCATCCCCAGGACCCCGGAGGCCATGCAGCTGGGACCCCAGAGGGGTCTCTAGACCCACTTGGCTCCAACTTCCTGGCAGAGGCAAAGGGCTGGTAGGaggtggacaaaaaaaaaaaaaagaggctgatTAAGCAGGGGTTAGAGTCAATTTGGACAACTGTGTGGCTTCAGTTTAGGGGTACCCTAGGCATCAGGGCCCCATCCAGTCCCCACTGCCCAGGAGAATTTGGGGCCTTCAAGGTAAGAAGAACCAGGCATCaggcaccaccccccacccccaggcccctgaGATGAAAGGCTGGTCTTGGAGGAACACCTGAGGGAGATGGGTTTGAGGGTGGATGTGAGAGTCTCTCATCACGAAGCGCTTTCCAGAAAGGGTCAAGGAGCCTGGATCTTCCCCCACCAACTACATTCTGGGGTTGGAAAGGGGAAGCAGGCTTCTGCTCTGTAGCATTATCGCAGGCTGGCGGCTATTTGCAAGGCTGTCTGCGACCATTCTGAACAGGCCTGAGAAGGCAAAGCCCAGCCCCAACAGCCCTCAATGGGTACAAATGGCAATTTGGGGGCtactggggtgggagtggggcttcctaggtggcactgattgatggtaaagaagctgccagccaacgcaggagatgtaagagatacgggtttgatccctgggttgagaagattccctggaggatggcatggcaacccactcagcattcttgtctggagaatcccatggacagaggagcctggctggctacagtctatagggtcatagaatcgggacacgactgaagcaatttagcacgcacgcacgcacaggGTGGAGCAGGGCAGGGCCGGGCATGAAGTCTTTGCTGAGACTTCCTGAGCCTGAAAATAAAACCAGGAACCAGGGAGACCTTGCAGTTGGTCACATACCTTGCCCAGTACTGAAGGCCACCTTCCTGCTTAGGGACCGGGGGCTGGGACCCTGCCCAGCATCCCatatctctcctctcctctccatgCCTTAGAAGCCCAGACAGGATCCTCCAAGCCAGCTGAGGCCCCAACCCCCCACCTCCCTAGAAGACCGTTGTCCCTCCCCTGGTGGGTCCTATAAGTCTATTTTGGAAACTGTACATGTTCCCTGCCGTAGGTAGCAGAGCTAATTTATCATGTTTATCCCCCGTGAGCCTCCCTTTTTTATATTATCTATCAAGAGGAGTTTTTGTAATATAAAACAGGACGCCCACACTGATGGTTTTGCACTGGTTTTTGTGACTGTttcttacaaaaagaaaaaggaacgaAGAATAAATAGTGACCGTGAGGAACGGTGGTCTTGattgggagtgggggtggaggaggctggggaCGGGGCAAGAGCTTGGCAGGAGTGAACCGAGTAGAGCCATCCTGGATCTTCTCGAACCTTAGGAGGGACAGCGCCGTCCCTGCGGGCCCTCGTCCACCCTCTCCGGAGCCATGGCCGTGCCACCCACCCCAGCTTGGCCGGCTTGGCCTGGCCCTGCTCCGGCGCCCACGCTTCCCCCTTCCATGccagcctccctcccctgctcAGCGGTTGGTTCTTAGGACAAACCGTCCATCACTTGCTGGCGCATTAGCCAGGCCTCAAAAAGCATGGGTCAGCTTCGACACAGCAGGGCCGGAGGGCATGGCCCGCcagacaccaccaccacctcccaaaGGCTGCACTGGCTGCGGGCCTGCCCAGGACTCGGTGGAGGGGTGCAGCGGGTGTGGACAGGATTCTACAGAGAGACTAGAACCTCAGCCCAAGGGACGGAGGCCAGGCGGGAATGGCCCGTCCTCAGGGTCCTGCTTCCCCTGCCCTCAGGCGCAGTCAGCAGCCTTGGGCTCCCAACCTGCCAGGTGGGCCTCCGTTAACAGTGATGGCGTCACTGGGCAAAGGCCATGTGGCCGGGTTTGTGGCCGCTGGGACAGCTGTGGGTGTAGGGGAGGGCAGTGAGGCCCAGGGTCGGGGTGGGAGGCCCCCCCATGTGGCAGCAGCCGGAGCTGGGCTACACCTCAGAACAAACCACTCCACCCCTTCAACATGGTGCTTAGACAGGAGGCAAATCTGGGGCCCGGCCTGCTTCCCTGCACACCCGTCCCCAGGACACCGGGGCCACCAATCCCTGTGTGACGGAGTGAAGGAGGGCGTCGGGTGAGGGACTCGCGGTGGGTGGTGGGCACAAGGGTGCTGGGCCTGCAGGGTCTCAGCCCCTCCGGGGCACTGGGGGAGATGGGTGTGAGTGGAGGCGGCCTGCtgaattgtttctattttttttgccCTGCTGAGCTTTGAAGGGTACCCAGTCACACCCACAGCCGGGCCTCAGGGCAGCacgctgggggaggggagaaggtggacGAGGGGGCTGAGTCGGTGTGCAGCAGACCCCAGAGGACATGCCCAAGTGAGGAGGAAACGTTTTCGCTCTGCCTGATCCCCAAGCCCCATCACTGACAGGTGGCCTTCATCCGGGGTTACCCGGGTGTTCATCTGTCAGGGCCGGCctggggccaggggtggggaaggggcctCCACGAGCTGGGGCCAAGGCAGAGAAGCCAAGAGTGAGGCCGGGGCTGAGGACAGGGCCCCGCTGCCCCCGGGAGGCGGAAAGGGAGGTGTCGGCTCAAAGGCGGCCCCCCACAGGGCTCCCTGCCAGCCCACAGCTGTGCTGGGTGCTTAAAGAGCACAGGGGCCCCTGTGTGCGGAGTGGGCCTGCATGGAAGGGAAGGGCCCCTGGGTCGAGGTCTTGGGTTTTCCAAGCAGGGGCGGAAGCCAAGTCTGGCTGCTTGGGCATCGTTGGCCGGGGGGTGCAGGGGACGGACAGGGAGGCGGTCCACAGCCTCTCAAGAAAGAAGGGTCTCATGATAGGGGAAGAAGGGGCCTAGCCCGGCTGGAGGCCCGTGACTCAAGCTCTCCCATGAGCGTCTGTCCAGGGGATCCAGAGGCCGGGAGACCCACGAGAAGGAGGCTTCACCGTGAGGGGGGGGGCAGGACGGGATAGAAGGGCCccgtcccctccccagccctgagggcccaagatcacagcatccagggaggaaggggaaggcgCCCGCCCTGCCTGCCCAGGGCAGGGTGCTTCCTGCCTTCCAGAACCAAAGGGGACCCGAGGGCGGTCCCAGGGCCTCCCTGCCCCAGAGGGGCCCCTGGCCCGGCGGGTGGCTACACCTTCTTGGGTTTTCGGCCGACTTGGTAATAGTAGTAAATGCTGATGGCAACAAAAAGGAGGCGGCtggccagcagcagcaggatccccTGAGACACGAGCCCTGTCTCGGCTAGCGTGGCAGTGACCACTGTGGGAGAGAGGCGGGAGGGGACAGGGGTCAGGAGCGCTGTTCCTCACCCCCCAGCACGGGATGCCAGGGGCCCCGGTGCAGCTGCCTGGCTGACCCCACCCCAATTCTGAGCTGGGGTGTCCGGCCAGCCACCCAACCCCACAGGTACGTCTGTTGTGAGTCCCCTACGTGGCAGGGACGGGGGCAAGCATGTGGGCACAGCTGGGCATGTGTTGTCCCCCCCTGTGCTGGGGACACAAGGGAGCAGTGGGTGGTGGGTGCACGGATGTGCATTCAGGAGGGCACAGGTGCATGTCGGCCATGTGGGCACAGGTGTGCAGGCTCACAGGTGAACACGGCCACATGGGTCCCTCCCCCGCACACAGGTTTTCATCACTTCCCGGAAATCAAGTGGCAAGAGTTGGGAGGTCAGGGACCAAGTTACCGGCACCCCATCAGCTACCCgccgccctccccctcccccacaactGTCCAGCTCAGGACTCACCCAAGAACTGGACCGAGAAGTAGCAGGCTTCAGTGAGCAGAGTCCATCGGATGATGACCTTCTCAGCCGTGTAGAGAGCATTCCACATGATCAGGGAGATGCCTGGGGTGAAGGACAAGAAGGGGACTGGGTGCGGGGCGGCCTGATCCCCCCCTCTTGAGATGGAGGCAAGGGGTCTGCTCCTCTTCCCTTCGGCAAAGTAGCCAGGACCCCAGGGATCCCCTGCCCCACTCGCAGGCAGGGAGGTTTTGGAAGGGAGGCTGGACTGCACCCCACGGATAACCCTAAATGTTAGACTGGGACTTTAGCCTGCAGGTAATAGGGAGCCATAGAAAGTTTCGGCGGCGCGGAAGGACACCACAGGTGCTGGGGTTTAAATGCAGTTTCCTAACAGGCACGGCTTGCATGTAACTCAGGCTGGAGAAGAAATAGAAGCAGCGAGGCTTTTACAGACGCTGTGCTGATTTCACCTCCTCTTCTAGGCTGTGAGACCCTGGAGGGCGGAGCCTGGGCTGCCTTCATCTCTCTATCCCAGTGCCCTGGTGGAGCACTGCACACAGCAAGCGCTCAGTAAGTGCTTTGTCTCAGATGATGGTGAAGAGCAGCCCCGAACCACGGGCGATGTTCCACCAGTGGCCGCAAGATGGTAGCACACACCCAGCAGAGACAGACTCGGCAGCTGAAGGGGAAGCAGAGCCCCagcacaaagaaaagaaaggcccccccaggtttccctcaccCTCCATGGTCCCCCCGCAGTTGCTCATCATCTTCCAGGCGTCTGCCCAGCAATACTCACTGAGGAGGGCACCGCCATAGAGGCGGATGGGGGTCTTACTGGTCACCTGCGCTCCATCGAAGACCGCATCATAGAGCTGGTCAGGAAAGGCAAGGGCCTGCGGACAGTGGGCGGGAAGCTTGGGGTGACTCCCTGTGGAACCTTCCCCTTGATCATCTCCTTCCTTTCCCCAGCAGCAGTCCAGGGCCAGGACCCTGACTGCCCTCACCCCGTCCATGGCAACAGAGATCTCAGGTTCCAAGGACAAAGAGTCGGGACTGTGGACCAGGGGACCTCCGATGCTCCAGGGCAGGGCACAGTGGGGATGAGCATCCACACAGGTCAGAGAGGCGGCCAGAGAGCCTGGACAGCAGAGGCGTCAGTATGATGGCCCGATGGCCCTGTGGGGAACGGCAGCAGGGGgtcccagggctggggcagggactCACCATGATGGCAACGCCGGAGAAGAGCACAGCAGAGACGAACTGCCAGACTCTGGGGAGACGAAGAGAGGACGGTCAGAGGCAGACCCCTCGCTGCCACCCTCGGGCCCCATCCCGGACCCTCCCCTCTCCAGGCAAGATGGAGGGATAGCTGGTCTGGAGGAGGGAACCAAGAACAAGACTACACAGGGCCCCTCCCCACAGCCTTGCCCCCCGCCAACACTCACAAGTCAGTGCTCACCTGAGCCCCAAAGGCTCTCGAACAGCAAACTTGATCTCATTGCCTAAGACCTGGCTGATCTGTGGACAGAGAGGGGTCAGAAGGCAGCGCTGTCTGCCCAGCTCACTCCCTACCTCCCAGAGCCTGCTAGATGCCCAGGGACCCACCTGGGTGCCTCTGCTTAGCCAGAGTGACCTAGGCTGGGAGGGTCACAGTGAGGCCACACTCGCCTCCTCTTGATACCAGGGCCCAGAGGAAGCTGAAAATATGAGGCCTGAAAATGTGAGTTCAGGCATCTGCCAGTTGTGGACTTGAAGCCTGGCTCTACCATTTATTGGTGTGGTCCTGGGCAAAtctttaatctctctgagcctcagttttccccatcCATAAAATGGGTTAATAACTGAACTTACATCTCCCAGGGCTAACAggaagattaaaaaatgcttatagAGCAGCTGGTGCCATAACCAGCAAATCATCAGCACTCAACTAATTCTAACCATCCGTTTTCATTATTGCTGCTATTCGTCTGACATATCCATTACATTTCCAGAAAATATGAGCTGAATCTAGGGGCCCCCTGCAGCTATACGGGTCTCAGCTACTCTTCTCCCCAAACAGTGGGCCAGACCCGCCTCCTCAAATTGGTGCTCAGAGGCAGACCCCCACACATGGCTGGTTCAAGGCCCCTCCTCCAAGCCCGGCCCACCTTGGAGCGGTGGACCTCCCCGTCGTCGTCCTCCCCGCCCACGCCGAGGATCTTGCGGGTCTTCAGGCGGCTCACGAGGTCTGTCTGGCTGTGTTTCTTCATGAGAGGTGGGGGCTGCTTGGCTGCCA
This sequence is a window from Bubalus kerabau isolate K-KA32 ecotype Philippines breed swamp buffalo chromosome 15, PCC_UOA_SB_1v2, whole genome shotgun sequence. Protein-coding genes within it:
- the TP53I11 gene encoding tumor protein p53-inducible protein 11 isoform X1, with amino-acid sequence MAAKQPPPLMKKHSQTDLVSRLKTRKILGVGGEDDDGEVHRSKISQVLGNEIKFAVREPLGLRVWQFVSAVLFSGVAIMALAFPDQLYDAVFDGAQVTSKTPIRLYGGALLSISLIMWNALYTAEKVIIRWTLLTEACYFSVQFLVVTATLAETGLVSQGILLLLASRLLFVAISIYYYYQVGRKPKKV
- the TP53I11 gene encoding tumor protein p53-inducible protein 11 isoform X2, which gives rise to MRSSLLFESLWGSESGSSSLLCSSPALPSWPLPFLTSISLIMWNALYTAEKVIIRWTLLTEACYFSVQFLVVTATLAETGLVSQGILLLLASRLLFVAISIYYYYQVGRKPKKV